One Actinoplanes missouriensis 431 DNA segment encodes these proteins:
- a CDS encoding type IV secretory system conjugative DNA transfer family protein, which translates to MARSGPSSGSGEQAALFFGGIGLAVLGVWVPLQIADPPGYDGAGPVGAVLSLFTGKVQWTGECTLVLVAELLVLLTLAGAGWLLWRRLRGRRPRIDRKARHMARRGDLDRLTPEAVRASAARLRPSLTEPISPADSGIPLCEALPSGTPLRLDWESTGLDLAGPRRGKTTTRIIPGIVEAPGPVLSTSNKPDVLDATRGVRETKGKVWIGDPQGLSGIDQEFWIDYLRPVTSITDARRLAEAFSAGERTDGKNEWDLYAEALLATLILAAAASGRTLLDVYDWTTKPGDDEPALLLEQHGHGGPASPASALWGNINKPDKFRGSIYGTAQEMLVCLQEPRYQRWVTPQPGLPEFKPEEFVVSTDTLYLVSEGGPGSPAPLIAALVDAVHEAGSRAAMRMPGRRLDPPLPSFLDEVANIVRIKRLPQQFSFYGSRGLPIVAALQNYAQGVGVWGKEGMEALFAATNVVTYSGGIKDPTFLRMISELIGDRDVMVRSVSTGRSGRSVSQQTRKERILTVAELAALAFGRTIVIPSGAPVVLGRSIPWQEGPHAQAIRDSLARFDPAGEHYDAGLAPVPDLDLNVAADLDSVFGEGSSSR; encoded by the coding sequence ATGGCACGCAGTGGACCGTCCAGCGGCAGCGGTGAGCAGGCCGCCCTGTTCTTCGGCGGGATCGGCCTCGCGGTACTCGGCGTGTGGGTGCCCTTGCAGATCGCCGACCCGCCCGGCTACGACGGCGCCGGCCCGGTCGGCGCCGTCCTGAGCCTGTTCACCGGCAAGGTCCAGTGGACCGGCGAGTGCACGCTCGTGCTCGTCGCCGAGCTGCTCGTGCTCCTCACGCTGGCCGGCGCCGGGTGGCTGCTGTGGCGGCGGCTGCGTGGCCGCCGCCCGAGGATCGACCGCAAGGCCCGGCACATGGCCCGTCGCGGTGACCTCGATCGGCTCACCCCCGAAGCGGTCCGGGCGAGCGCGGCCCGGCTGCGTCCCAGCCTCACCGAGCCGATCAGCCCGGCCGACAGCGGCATCCCCCTGTGCGAGGCACTGCCCAGCGGTACGCCGTTGCGCCTGGACTGGGAATCCACCGGGCTCGACCTGGCGGGCCCGCGCCGCGGCAAGACCACCACCCGGATCATCCCGGGCATCGTCGAAGCACCCGGTCCCGTCCTCAGCACGAGCAACAAGCCGGACGTGCTGGACGCGACCCGCGGCGTGCGGGAGACCAAGGGCAAGGTGTGGATCGGCGATCCACAGGGCCTCAGCGGCATCGACCAGGAGTTCTGGATCGACTACCTGCGGCCCGTCACGTCGATCACCGACGCCCGGCGGCTCGCCGAGGCGTTCTCAGCGGGCGAACGCACCGACGGCAAGAACGAGTGGGATCTGTACGCCGAAGCGCTGCTCGCCACCCTCATCCTGGCCGCGGCCGCCTCCGGCCGGACTCTGCTCGACGTCTACGACTGGACCACCAAGCCCGGAGACGATGAACCGGCGCTGTTGCTGGAGCAACACGGGCACGGCGGTCCGGCCAGTCCCGCCTCCGCCCTGTGGGGCAACATCAACAAGCCGGACAAGTTCCGGGGCTCGATCTACGGCACCGCCCAGGAGATGCTGGTCTGCCTCCAGGAACCCCGCTATCAGCGATGGGTCACCCCGCAGCCGGGCCTGCCCGAGTTCAAGCCGGAAGAGTTCGTGGTCAGCACCGACACGCTTTACCTGGTCAGCGAGGGTGGTCCCGGATCACCGGCGCCCCTGATCGCCGCGCTCGTCGACGCGGTCCACGAGGCGGGCAGCAGGGCCGCCATGCGGATGCCGGGGCGGCGCCTCGATCCGCCCCTCCCTTCGTTCCTGGACGAGGTTGCCAACATCGTCCGGATCAAGCGGCTGCCCCAGCAGTTCAGCTTCTACGGCAGCCGTGGCCTGCCCATCGTGGCGGCGCTGCAGAACTACGCCCAGGGCGTCGGGGTCTGGGGCAAGGAGGGCATGGAAGCGCTCTTCGCCGCCACGAACGTGGTCACCTACAGCGGCGGCATCAAGGACCCGACGTTCCTGCGCATGATCTCCGAGCTGATCGGCGATCGGGACGTGATGGTCCGCTCGGTCTCGACCGGCCGTAGCGGCCGGTCGGTCTCGCAGCAGACCCGCAAGGAGCGGATCCTGACCGTCGCCGAGCTCGCCGCCCTGGCGTTCGGCCGGACCATCGTGATTCCCTCCGGCGCCCCGGTGGTCCTGGGCCGCAGCATCCCCTGGCAGGAAGGGCCGCACGCCCAGGCGATCCGGGACTCGCTCGCCCGCTTCGACCCGGCCGGCGAGCACTACGACGCCGGGCTCGCACCGGTGCCGGATCTCGACCTCAACGTCGCCGCGGACCTCGACTCCGTGTTCGGTGAAGGGAGCAGCTCACGATGA
- a CDS encoding DUF4913 domain-containing protein, whose product MSQSLMRFDEVLARLSGEHDGPGEEPDPMVADGAEPVYRNVDEWVRDVFVLLLGDLKIRTEVGRGDGLNWCPRWWGHPLALDRMESLWRAWEVLRLDPGTGMSVWYRDHFAPALADLTGDDGPFRRCDKNRHSDAIPAAPAVPAPDAVLSRFADKAPPA is encoded by the coding sequence ATGAGCCAATCGCTCATGCGGTTCGACGAGGTCCTGGCCCGTCTCAGCGGCGAGCATGACGGGCCGGGTGAAGAGCCGGACCCGATGGTCGCCGACGGTGCGGAACCGGTCTACCGGAACGTCGACGAGTGGGTCCGTGACGTCTTCGTGCTGTTACTGGGTGACCTGAAGATCCGGACCGAGGTCGGGCGCGGCGACGGGCTGAACTGGTGTCCACGCTGGTGGGGGCACCCGCTGGCGCTGGACCGGATGGAATCGCTGTGGCGGGCCTGGGAGGTGCTGCGCCTGGACCCGGGCACCGGCATGTCGGTCTGGTACCGCGACCACTTCGCCCCTGCGCTGGCCGACCTCACCGGTGACGACGGGCCGTTCCGCAGGTGCGACAAGAACCGGCACAGCGATGCCATCCCGGCCGCGCCGGCGGTACCAGCACCGGATGCCGTGCTGTCCCGCTTCGCGGACAAGGCGCCCCCGGCCTGA
- a CDS encoding cobalamin biosynthesis protein CobQ, producing MSANNGGTPPWVEDTGAVETIFAREGIPEQQPAPDAETTPVEAPEPEPVPAKKSAKAAVPTLDDLLADRPAPPTGPAKVGWRAAVRRASGGVISLGPGPAEMRHRTAVAAVQRSLNGPKTVVVVNPKGGAFKTTTTLLIARTLGIYRGGYVLGWDDNETRGTMGWRANPARHHNTAVDLLRDLDRFADVRSARVGDLDNYVRSQGDAQFDVLASDEDAESSASIDAEAFNSLHRTLSRFYRVMVIDTGNNMRASNWEAAVDAADQLVIVSTVREDTSQSAAWMADSLNSSGRGDLVANAVTVLADPAATADKVLRARLHRHFGQLTREVIDVPYDPALIAGGPIAYDALSPASHAAWLQVTAAVADGL from the coding sequence ATGTCAGCGAACAACGGGGGCACCCCGCCGTGGGTGGAAGACACCGGAGCCGTGGAGACGATCTTTGCGAGGGAAGGCATTCCTGAGCAGCAGCCTGCTCCGGACGCCGAGACGACCCCGGTAGAAGCACCCGAGCCCGAACCCGTCCCGGCGAAGAAGAGCGCCAAGGCCGCCGTGCCCACACTGGACGATCTGCTCGCCGACCGCCCGGCACCGCCCACCGGTCCGGCCAAGGTCGGATGGCGGGCGGCCGTCCGGAGGGCCTCCGGCGGTGTGATCTCGCTCGGGCCCGGACCCGCCGAGATGCGTCACCGCACCGCGGTGGCCGCGGTACAGCGCAGCCTGAACGGTCCCAAGACCGTCGTGGTGGTCAACCCCAAGGGCGGCGCGTTCAAGACCACCACCACGCTGCTGATCGCCCGAACCCTGGGGATCTATCGGGGCGGCTACGTGCTGGGCTGGGACGACAACGAGACCCGCGGCACCATGGGCTGGCGAGCCAATCCCGCCCGGCACCACAACACGGCCGTCGACCTGCTGCGCGACCTCGACCGGTTCGCCGACGTCCGCAGCGCCCGCGTCGGCGACCTCGACAACTACGTGCGGTCGCAGGGCGACGCGCAGTTCGACGTGCTCGCCAGCGACGAGGACGCCGAGTCCTCCGCCAGCATCGACGCCGAGGCCTTCAACTCCCTGCACCGGACCCTGAGCCGGTTCTACCGGGTCATGGTGATCGACACCGGCAACAACATGCGGGCCAGCAACTGGGAGGCCGCCGTCGACGCGGCAGACCAGCTGGTGATCGTCTCCACCGTGCGTGAGGACACCTCGCAGAGTGCGGCATGGATGGCCGATTCGCTGAACAGCTCCGGCCGTGGCGATCTGGTCGCCAACGCCGTCACGGTCCTGGCCGACCCGGCCGCGACCGCTGACAAGGTGCTGCGGGCCCGGTTGCACCGCCACTTCGGGCAGCTCACCCGCGAGGTCATCGACGTTCCGTACGACCCCGCTCTGATCGCCGGCGGCCCGATCGCGTACGACGCGCTCTCCCCGGCCAGTCACGCTGCCTGGCTCCAGGTGACGGCGGCGGTCGCCGACGGGCTCTGA
- a CDS encoding zeta toxin family protein yields the protein MSDIDPTRYLLSEADSKLIFQSRIVPSELLRAPSQRDPVVVFVAGQPGAGKTRTTEAVKNHLDQRGGAAVVNSDFYKPFHPEYSRLLAEDDRNAAPYTSMDGRRWMAMAEEHLIGKRADVIIETTMRDPGDFAEPAAMFRAQGYRVEAAIMAVPEALSRLGIVHRYHDQVQELGHGRLTAQSNHDASYHGVAAAARAIDQDRIVDAATVYRRGNQELITNQLTDGGNWRWPDRSIARTIDIERNRPWTAEETSAFTRTLAKLGREMGPAWHDELASIGKLALPFATPEKGAAPATGLPGPQATPAAPRRSVQSAPTRPLKGDDQSR from the coding sequence ATGAGCGATATCGATCCGACTCGGTACCTGCTCAGCGAGGCCGACTCCAAGCTGATCTTCCAATCCCGGATCGTCCCGTCCGAACTGCTGAGGGCACCGTCGCAGCGGGATCCGGTGGTGGTGTTCGTCGCGGGCCAGCCGGGCGCCGGCAAGACACGTACCACCGAGGCGGTGAAGAACCACCTCGACCAGCGCGGTGGCGCCGCCGTGGTCAACAGCGACTTCTACAAGCCGTTCCATCCGGAGTACAGCCGCCTGCTCGCCGAGGACGACCGGAACGCCGCGCCCTACACCAGCATGGACGGCCGGCGCTGGATGGCGATGGCCGAGGAACACCTCATCGGCAAGCGGGCTGATGTGATCATCGAGACGACGATGCGGGACCCGGGCGACTTCGCCGAACCGGCCGCGATGTTCCGTGCACAGGGCTACCGGGTGGAAGCCGCGATCATGGCCGTGCCGGAGGCGTTGAGCCGGCTCGGCATCGTGCACCGCTATCACGACCAGGTGCAGGAACTCGGTCACGGCCGGCTCACCGCGCAGAGCAATCACGACGCCTCGTACCACGGGGTGGCCGCCGCGGCCCGGGCGATCGATCAGGACCGCATCGTCGATGCCGCCACCGTCTACCGCCGCGGTAACCAGGAGCTGATCACCAATCAGCTGACGGACGGCGGCAACTGGCGATGGCCGGACCGGTCGATCGCGCGAACCATCGACATCGAGCGCAACCGGCCCTGGACCGCCGAGGAGACCAGCGCGTTCACCAGGACGCTCGCCAAACTCGGACGGGAGATGGGCCCTGCCTGGCACGACGAGCTCGCCAGCATCGGCAAGCTCGCGCTGCCGTTCGCCACGCCCGAGAAGGGCGCCGCCCCGGCCACCGGACTGCCGGGTCCGCAGGCCACGCCGGCCGCGCCCCGGCGCTCCGTGCAGTCGGCGCCGACCCGTCCGCTGAAGGGCGACGACCAAAGTCGATGA
- a CDS encoding protein-tyrosine phosphatase family protein produces MVSVTVAWEPSGAGVLRLPSGRLVRGRGLRDAMPSGHPPQVGVYLLGSPPPEFGWESHWVRWPDFRLPGDPPYLEKVLIESLRRSEGERVEVACGGGRGRTGTALACLAVLDGVQPREAVAFVRRNYHPRAVETPWQRRFVERFSPR; encoded by the coding sequence ATGGTCAGCGTCACGGTCGCGTGGGAGCCGTCCGGCGCCGGGGTGCTGCGGCTGCCGTCGGGGCGCCTGGTCCGGGGTCGTGGCCTGCGGGACGCCATGCCGTCCGGCCATCCGCCACAGGTCGGTGTCTATCTGCTCGGCTCACCGCCGCCCGAGTTCGGCTGGGAGAGCCACTGGGTGAGATGGCCGGATTTCCGGTTGCCGGGCGACCCCCCGTACCTGGAGAAGGTCTTGATCGAAAGCCTGCGCCGCAGCGAGGGTGAGCGGGTCGAGGTGGCCTGCGGCGGCGGTCGTGGACGGACCGGCACCGCGCTGGCCTGCCTCGCGGTGCTGGACGGGGTCCAGCCGCGCGAGGCAGTGGCATTCGTCAGGCGGAACTATCATCCCCGCGCGGTCGAGACGCCGTGGCAGCGGAGGTTCGTGGAGCGGTTCAGCCCGCGGTGA
- a CDS encoding MFS transporter, whose amino-acid sequence MSAIVETFLPARLGTSFRWLLASSWTTNLGDGIAAAAGPLLVASLSRDPILISLAALLGWAPPLVCGLYAGVLSDRYDRRRIVLIANAVRLVVLGTLVGLLATGHLTVHGALIGLGLIATAEVFADNTTATLTPMLVHRDDLVIANARLQTGFITLNQLAGPSLGAVLFAGGRIWPFVTETLLVAAGVLLVARVTLPPHGRSAALSAKPGGVRHEIAEGIHWVIRHPAVRTLCLTILIFNLTFGAAWSVLVLYASEQLGLGAIGFGLITTVSAVGGIVGTACYGWLTARLSLGDIMRIGLVIETLTHLVLAVTTSPWIALPVFFVFGAHAFVWGTTSRVVRQRAVPQHLQGRVDSVNTICVYGGLVVGSAVGGVLATHHGIAAPFWVAFAGSTVFLILLWPQMTRIAHQEP is encoded by the coding sequence GTGAGCGCGATCGTCGAGACCTTCCTCCCCGCCCGGCTCGGTACCAGCTTTCGATGGCTGCTCGCCTCCTCCTGGACCACCAACCTCGGTGACGGCATCGCCGCGGCCGCCGGTCCGCTGCTCGTCGCCTCGCTCAGCCGTGACCCGATCCTGATCTCGCTGGCCGCGCTGCTGGGCTGGGCGCCGCCGCTGGTCTGCGGCCTTTACGCCGGGGTGCTGTCCGACCGGTACGACCGCCGCCGGATCGTGCTGATCGCCAACGCGGTGCGGCTCGTCGTGCTCGGCACGCTCGTCGGCCTGCTCGCCACCGGACACCTCACGGTGCACGGCGCGCTGATCGGACTCGGACTGATCGCGACGGCCGAGGTCTTCGCCGACAACACCACCGCGACCCTCACCCCGATGCTCGTCCACCGCGACGACCTGGTGATCGCGAACGCCCGCCTGCAGACCGGTTTCATCACCCTCAACCAGCTGGCCGGGCCGTCGCTGGGCGCGGTGCTCTTCGCCGGTGGCCGGATCTGGCCGTTCGTCACCGAGACCCTGCTGGTCGCCGCCGGGGTGCTGCTCGTCGCCCGGGTCACGCTTCCGCCGCACGGCCGGTCGGCCGCCCTCTCCGCGAAGCCGGGAGGCGTACGGCACGAGATCGCCGAGGGGATCCACTGGGTGATCCGGCACCCCGCCGTGCGTACCCTCTGCCTGACGATCTTGATCTTCAACCTGACGTTCGGGGCGGCCTGGTCGGTGCTGGTGCTCTACGCCAGCGAGCAACTGGGGCTCGGCGCGATCGGATTCGGTCTCATCACGACGGTCTCCGCGGTGGGCGGCATCGTCGGGACGGCCTGTTACGGCTGGCTCACCGCGCGCCTGAGCCTCGGCGACATCATGCGGATCGGCCTGGTCATCGAGACCCTGACGCACCTGGTCCTCGCCGTCACCACCTCGCCGTGGATCGCGCTGCCGGTCTTCTTCGTGTTCGGGGCGCACGCCTTCGTCTGGGGCACCACGTCACGGGTGGTGCGCCAGCGCGCCGTGCCGCAGCACCTGCAGGGCCGGGTGGACAGCGTGAACACGATCTGCGTCTACGGCGGCCTGGTGGTCGGCTCGGCCGTCGGTGGCGTGCTGGCCACGCATCACGGCATCGCGGCGCCGTTCTGGGTGGCCTTCGCCGGTTCCACGGTCTTCCTGATCCTGCTCTGGCCCCAGATGACCAGAATCGCCCACCAGGAGCCCTGA